Genomic segment of Thermococcus sp. 21S7:
ACATGAGTACTACCTCAAAAAAGATAGCTGTCATAATAAATCCAATCCGAGGGGACATACTACACCCAAAAAAAGGGGGAGACCTGTATGTAAGATATATAGTTGATAAATTCATAGAAAACGGTTTTGATATCATCATTCTAAGTCCTGCTTGCTCGTCTTCTAAAAATAAAAAAATATCATGTTATAAATTTTCTACAATAAAGGGAGCTGGAACTTTAATGCTTGGTCTGAATATATCATATTTAGTTAGATTAACTAGGGCCATACGAAAAACAAGATCCCGGGTACAGTTAGTCCTAAATGGACCGTTTGGAGCGATTAGTACATATTTTCTATCACGAATATTGAGAACTAAAATGATTTATATTGCCCATAATGTTGAAAAAGATAGATACTCAGAAAAAAGTGTGTTTGAACATGAAGCTAAGTTGTTATGGGTATTATCTCGTATTGTACCCATATTTGAAGACTTTGCTGTCAAAGCAGATTCCATCATCTCGATTTCACCAACCGATAAAAAACGCTTTGTGGAGAAGTACAATATCAGGCCGGAAAAAATAATGGTATACCCCCCCATTGGCTTCAATTATCAACCTGTTACTAGGGCATATAACAAAGTATCCACAAAAGTGATTTTCCACGGTTCGTACAAATACTTACCGAATAAAGAAGCCATGGAAATTATCAGGGGATACCTTTCCAAAAGAATACCTTACAAAAATGTTCGATTTTTAGTTTTTGGCTCAGGCTCTCCAAAAATCCACGAAGAAACGTTTAGATCAGTTGGATTCATTGAGGATATATACAAATTTTTGTCTTCGTGTGATATAGCAATTGTCCCCCTTAAAAGAGGTGCTGGTGTTAAGCTTAAGATGTTAGATTACATGACTGTAGGGTTACCAATAGTAACAACCAAAAAAGGCGCTGAAGGATTGGAACTGGTAAACGGTAAGCATGCAATAATAGTCGATGATGTAAATGAAAACTTCGTGAGGGCGATTAAATATCTAATTGAAAATCCAAAAATTAGACGAAAACTTGGACACAACACAAAAAAGCTGGTGATGTTAAAATATTCGGGGGGATAAGCATGGGATATAGTCCAAAAATCTCTTTGATACTGAGTATTGTATTTGTCAATTTATTAACATTGTTGGTCCTGTTAGTTAGAGAGTACTACATCATCTACCATCATATTTACACATACTTTTTAGTCTCCCTTGCTATCTTTATTGTAACAAGCTTGGGAGTTGTCTTCTATTGGAGGCACTCTGGAATTACTTGTACATGCATTCCATGGGTCATTGGTACATCTCTTTTTCTTGCAATTCCCATTTCATTTTACCCTAATACCGTAAACAACCCAGATGTAATAAAGATGCTCCAGCTCACATCATTTCTAATGAGTAAGAACTTTGAGCTAGCACGCCATATTGACTATAGTGCATTTCCCGGATTTTCTTATATACTGGGCATAATTAGTGTTACTGTAGGGATGTCTATAAACATAAAACTCGCCTCACTTGTATATATACTCTTTTCTTTTGTGTTGTTACTAGTAGTGTTCGCCCTTGGTATGAAGTCCAAACAGCCAAGCATGTACATGTTGATTTTGTTCTCTTTAGGATTTATATATTCCTTTAACTATCTGTCCCCTCAGATGCTAGGGCAGATTTTACTTGTTACATCTTTAATTGCACTATTGAACACAAATCTATCTTTTATGGCCCGCTTTGTAGTATGGTCTATAAGTTATATAGGCGTATTACTAATCCATCCCGAGAGCATGATAATGTTATTTTTAATATTCATATTCTATTTTATAGTCTTCAGTTTAACCTTAGAAAAACAAAAACGTCCAGTAATGATGCTGACGAGTATAATACTATTCTCTATTCTGACCACAGTGTATTTAATCTTTTTTGTACCTTCTAATGGGCCCGAGTACATTTTGAAAGCTCCTTTGGCATATTTTATGGAGCTAAAGAATGTCGTCTTTCACTTGTTTACTCATGGCAAGGATTCCGTTGTAACGTCCAGTACAATAAAACCATCAAATATTTTAATTTTCTCTAAGATTAATTTAACATACAATCTCATTTTATTGGTTTTTGTTATATACCTCCTCATTAAATATACAAATATGTACCTTGAATACGGAATACTAATGTTGTCATTTATGACATCTGCAATCGCATTCGTTGCTATTTTTGGATTGTCTTTTGGGCAATTTATTGGTAGGCCCGCATTTGCTGTTTCACTTGTAGTTTCTATTGTACTCACTAAGTATCTAAACACACGCAGGGCGAGGGCAATACTTGGGGTTACATTAATAGCGTTGCTTTTTATGCTCATTTCATTTCCAGCTCGCGTTGCACCACAAGAGTGGAATGTTCACGCACAAAATTATTATCCACCAATTGACTTTATTATTGATCATCACACTCAAAAGCAAAGGGATATCTACTATTTCCTTTATCCCAACCCAGGAATATCCATTCAGAAAGCAGAATATGTTATCCTTCCCATTGGACAGAAAGAATATGTTATTGGAATGAGTAATTTTTTTGGATGGAACGCACAAAAGGCTATGAAGCAGATAATGTTAAGTTATGAGTATCAAGGCATCATATATACAAACACCAAATCCCTAACCATGTGGAAGTGTGTATCTAGTAGTTTTATAAGGAGGTGAAAAAATGAGAGACACCATAAAACAGAAAATTCTTAGTGTAAAAGCGCATTGGAATAATAAGATATGGTGGAAAGATGTTATGATAGATCACATTTCTAAGATAGTGTACCCTACGAATAATGGTTTCTATGTACTCTCAGAAGATTGGGATTATTTAATAATACTAGATGCTTGCAGGTTTGATATTTTCAGTACAGTCATTAAACAAAGCAAACTATATCACTTAGGCAAGTTAGAGTATAGAATCTCAAGGGGATCTATGACTGCAGAGTTCCTTATCGAAAACTTCAGCAGAGAAAAATTCGAGGATATTATATACATAACTGCAAATCCATTTGTAGATATGCTTCTCAAAGGACGATTCTATAAAATAGTCTCAGTATGGAAGGATGGATGGAATGAAGAACTAAAAACTGTACATCCACGTGACGTTTACACATATGCTATTAGAACCATCGAGAAATACCCCACAAAACGCTTTATAATCCACTTTATGCAACCACACTTCCCATATTTAACATTCAGACCGCAAGAGGATACGGGTTTTTCGCAACATCGAGAAGCTGCATTAAACGGCAAAGAAACATGGGAAGACCAGACAATATGGAACCTAGTTCAGGAAGGCAGAGTTCCTCTAGAACGTGTTATTAAAGCATACACGGAAAACCTGAGAATTGCACTTGAATATGTAGAAAAGCTTGTAACATATTTAGATGGAAAAATAGTAATAACCTCAGATCATGGAGAAGCTTTTGGAGAGCCATTTCACAAATTAATACCTCTGAAGATATATGGTCATCCTAGAGGAACAAGAATAGAACCATTAGTCAAGGTACCGTGGTTTATTATAGAGAAGCCAAGACAAAAGAAAAATCCCGAAGCCCTTAAAGTACAAAAAGCAATCAAAAACCTAAAACTCAAAGGCAAAATCTAAACAAACCTCTCCAAAATCCTCTTTACAACCTTTAAATCAACCCCTACTCTTTTCTCTATTACCAGAAGCAGCTCAACGTCCTCCATATCGATGCTCCTGCTCAGGAGAACCAGGATCAGGTACATCCCAGTGAAAACAACCAAGATAGGAACCGCATACCAGATGCTTGAAACTCTCAAGTGCAATCCCATGACCAGCCCCAGCAGAACAAAACCAATAACCAGCGACTTAAGATAGCTCCAGCCAAATGGGTGTATCCGGGTTTTCTGATAAAGCCTGAGGGAATTCAAAACGTTAGTTACAAAATATGACGCTGTAGTGGCGATGGCCGCGCCCTCGATACCGTAGCGGGGTATCAACAGGGCGTTCAGGGCCACGTTTATTCCCGCCGATAGTAGGGTGGAATACATTATGAAATTGCTTTCCTTGATAACAATTAAACTCCAGCCGTTCAGCCCCAAAAGCGTGTGGAACATAAAGCCCAAAGCCAGAATTTGAAGCACTGGAGCCGCTGAAAGGTACTTGGGCCCAAAGAAGAGGTTTATGGTGGCCTCGGGAAATAGAAAGATCAAAGCAAACAGCGGAAAAGTAGCCAGGAATATCCATTTAGTCAGGATTTGATACACCCTGTTGAGCTCATCAATTTTTCCGTGGGCGTAGAGGACGGTGGCCAAAGGCGGAAAAATCAATCCCGCAGAATTCAAGAATACTGGTAAGAGCTTGGCGATCGGAGCGGCACCGTTATACAGACCAACAACATCAGAACCCAGATAGTACCCAAGCATCAGAGTATCCGTCCAGGTCATGACGAAACCAGCGATACCTGTCAGCATGAGGGGGATTGAAAATTTAATCAGCTCTTTTCCAAGCTTTGAATTTAGAGAAACCCCAAACTTAAGCAGGTCATCTTTCCAGATACTAACCATCAAAGCCAGAAATGCCAGGCCCCAAGCGGCAACGTGGGCACCAAAAACAAACGCAAACGGGAACCTCAGAAACGCTCCCACCACAACAAAGACCATGAAGAGCACAGGATAAACAATATTCTGGAAATACACCTGCTCCCTGACCCTTCCAAAGCCCCTCGATACTGAGATAATGACCCCGGCCAGCGCCCAGAATGGGAGGGCAAAGACCGCGATTCTCAGTGCCCCTACCAACCGCTCATCACTGAAGAGCCGCGAGATGCTTTCCGCGCCGGCGAAGAGTATGGCAGTCCAGAATATGCTGTTCACTGCAACAATCACCAGTGCCGTTGAAATCAAATCCCCGACCTTTGATGGTTCCCTCTCCCTGTAAAAGGCAACCTCTCTAGGCAGAGCGTTCTGAAAGCCGAGCGTCGCTATTACAAGGGCAATGTTCAAAACGGTCAGAGCTAGATTGAAAACCCCGTACTCCCCAGTGGAAAAATACCTCGCTATCACTGCCCTGCTGAGGAATCCAAAGAACATCGAGATAACCGTTCCAGCAAAAACAATTCCCGTTCCCCTGGCGATCTTCTGCAGGGCCTGGCTTGCCTCGCTCATGGGGGTCACCTTTTTTGCATCTTTTGCATCATTATTGCTTCATTTTTGCATCACTGGCATTGTACATTCTTTTCAGCTCTTCAACGACTTTATTGCTGAAACGGACACCCCTGGCTCTTAACTCCCCTATTATAAGTTCCAGATCTTCGTTTATTATCCCCTTCTTCTTCGCGATAAAGAGAAGAGCCAGACTCCCAGCAACATTCAGCCCGAGAGACTTGGCAATAATCCGGGGGATTTTCTCATCCAGAATTATCAGGTCAGCATTGAGTTCTTTAGCGAGGACTATCGCCTCGGCCTCTCCGACTTCAATTTCCCGCGTGAGGATTTCAACGCTCAGCTTATCCTTAACCTCCAAAACTCTAATCCAGGTTGCGTTCTTAACGTCTTCAGAGCCGGGCTTTCCTTTTCCTCTCTCCACAACCTCAACCCAGACTGCCCTCGGAGTTATAACCTCTCCAAAAAGCTCATTAAGAATGTTCAGTTTCCTGACCTTGGCCAGTGCCATTAACGGCCCCGAGTCAGAGACAACTATCATAACAACCTCTCCAGGGTCTCAATGTCCTCCTTCAAGTCCTCTTCGTTGTACTGGAGGGGTATTCCTTTTGACGTCAGAATCTCCATCATCTCCCACCTGCTCACCCCTGCAATCTCCGCAGCTTTACCGAGGCTGACTATGCCCTCACGGTAAAGCTCAAGGGCAAGGTAAATTCTAACAGTCTTAGGGAGCTCCTTTCCACTAACCCTTAAAATTCTCGCCAGATCCTGGGGAAAGGAAACCAGAATTTCATTCATTTCTCACACCATAAAGATTGTGAACATGTGGCATTAAAAACATATCGTCCTCTTACTGACCTCCTCACCCTGAAGGGCGAGGCTTGCAAAAAAGAAAAACCGGATCAGGTTCTTTCTTTTATAGTTCTGAACCAGTGTTAACACTATTCCCTGTCTGAAGAGCCTGACCTGCCTCGCTCATGGGATTCACCTGTAATTATGCTGTTTTTTCCTTCCCCAAAATTGCCACCTATGTTTGGAAGTACCCAAAGAGTGACCACTATTTCTGGGAGGATGTTGAATACTATGCCCGTTTTGGACTGGAGATTGTGGTGGAGTGGGAGGGGGAAGGTTAGCCGTAACGACGTTTACGAACTTTACACAAGTTACGGCTAACCAGAACGGTTCCTTTTTCAATTGTATGATGGCTTTGAGCCCTGTAACACATGATCGGGGCATAAATTTGTAGAACAACCGTTAACTTTTTTAACTGTTGTTCCACAAACTGAAAACATGAACATCGCAGTGCGGTTCATCCTGTCCAGATACGGTGGAAAAGTCGTCACGAAAGAGGAACTGGCCGAGATATGCGGCAGATTTGGGGTTAACCTCGATTATCTGGTGCATCATCTTATATCCTATGGCTACGCGGTCCGCATTCTCAGGGGACTCTACTATGTAAAGACCGTTGAAGAGTTCAAGCTGAAGAAGGCTTTAAAACCGCTGGAGGTTATCGGGCTTGGGTTGAACAAACTTGGCATGAAATGGTACTACGGCCTGTTTACAGCCCTTAGATTAAACGCCCTCACACATGAGTACTTCACTAAGATATTTGTCCTGAACGACGGGATTTACCGTTCAAAGGCCATAAAGATTTACGGGGAAGACGTCGAGTTCATAAGAATCAAACCCAAACTTTTGGAGTTTGGCGTAGTGGAGCGGGGGGAGATAAGGTATTCAGATGTGGAAAAGACCCTCCTGGACTTTCTGTACCTCTCGCGGTACAATCCAAAGCTTAGAATCACTGCAAAAAACGTCCTGGGGGAGTATTGGGACAGGGTAAACAAAGAAAGGATACACGAATACCTCAAACATTACCCCCACTCACTGAAAGGGGTGCTTGAGGATGAGGGACTACTCTGAGTTCATCCAGTTGATAGCCGAGAAGAGCAAAATTGGGAAGCCTGATTTGATTGAGAGGGATGTAATCCTGCACACAATCCTGAAAAGAATGTATTCTAGCAACTATTTCGCCCAGAACTACATTTTCAAGGGCGGAACCTGCCTGGTTAAATGCTATTTCGGCTACTACCGCTTCAGCGTTGACCTCGACTTCACCTTTATGAATCAGGAAAAGTGGGGAGGGCTCTCAAAGAGAAGCAGAAGAAAAGCTCTCGTTGGGGAGGCACAAAAAGTTGGCGACCTAATTGAAGCTATTGCCGGCTACATAGGTCTTGAGTTCAATGCCGAACTGCAGAACAGGCGGTACGTGGAGTTTGGAAGCGGTTCAAAGATGGTGACTTATAAACTGTACCATCCCTGTAAAGAGGGAGGCATGATAAAGGTTCAGGTCAATCTAGTTGAAGACATTATCTTTGAACCAAGAAGACTTACGGCAAGAACCCTTCTAAGCGGGATTTCATTGTCCGAAAACGACAAGCTGTATTTCTACGATTTCCTCGATGATTATTCTGAAGTCGAAGTCCTCGCTTATGACCCGAGGGAGATCCTGGCCGAGAAAGTCAGGGCAATTCTAACCCGGAGAGTTCAAAAATTAAGGGATTTCTACGATCTGTACCTGTTATACCAGCATGGTTTAAGAATAGCCGACTACAAAGACGAGATTATCAGGAAGGTTGTTTCGGCCATGAATTATGAGAAGTACAGAGAGAATCTCAGAAGGAACAGGAATCTATTTAACGCAGGGTTTAATGTTAGGGATGAATATGAGGTTTACCTGCTGAACACCAAAGTGGATAAGGGATTCACAGAGTTCCTTGACCAGACGGTTGAAGATATTGGTAGAATCCTTGATGAAATAAAAATATATCCCTGAAAAATTTTCCAGTAACACACTAACATTTTGATAGAGCGGGATTAATAATCAGCATAATGGAGAAAAAACAGCTCCATCCCCTGGCGATCTTCTGCAGGGCCTGGCTTGCCTCGCTCATGGGCTGTTCTTTAGTCGGTAACTTTCGTAACTTTTGTTGGTTTTTGTTAGCACAAGGTTTAAATATTCCTACTTAGTATTCTTTAAGTGGTAGTTAGTAATGCCTAAAGCAACTTTCGTCATCAGTGAAGAAACCCTTGAGGAGTTCAAAAAACTCGCCAAAAAACGTTATGGAGACAAAAGAGGAGTCCTAAGCGTTGCAATTGAAGAAGCCATCAAAGATTGGATTAAGAAAACAAAAAAGGAGCTGGAAAATGCCGAGTGAAACCATCAAACTCACGGCAAAATTCAAACTCAAAGAAACACCCGAAGGGTTAGATGAGCTTTTCGAAACTTATCGTGAAATCGTGAACTTTCTCATCACTTATGCTTTTGAAAACAACATCACCAGCTTTTACCGGCTGAAAAAGGAGACTTACAAAAGCCTTCGGAGGGGATATCCAGAACTGCCAAGCCATTACCTTTACACGGCTTGTCAAATGGCAATAGCAATCTTCAAAAGCTTTAGAAAGCGGAAAAAGAAGGGTAAAGCTAAGGGAAAGCCTGTTTTTAAGAATGAAGTCATCATGCTGGACGACCACTTGTTCAAGCTCGACTTGGAGAATAAAACCGTAAAACTCTCCACTCCGAATGGGAGGACTCAGTTAGAGTTTTATCCCGCAGAATACCATGAGCGGTTCAAGGATTGGAAGGTCGGGCAGGCTTGGTTAGTTAGAACGCCGAAGGGACTCTTCCTAAACGTAGTCTTCTCTAAAGAAGTTGAGGTTAAAGAGCCTAAAGCCTTTGTTGGCGTGGATTTGAACGAGAACAATGTAACCCTTTCCCTCCCGAATGGAGAGTTTATCCAGATAATCACTCACGAGCGTGAAATCAGGACTGGCTACTTCGTGAAGAGGCGAAAAATCCAACGGAAGATTAGGACTGGAAAGAGGAGGAAAGAACTCCTCGAAAAATACGGGCGGAGGGAAAGGAACAGGCTTAACGACCTTTACCATAAACTCGCCAATAAAATCGTCGAGCTGGCGGAAAAATATGGTGGGATTGCTTTAGAGGATTTAACGGAAATCAGGGAGTCAATCAGGTATTCGGCTGAAATGAATGGTCGCCTTCACCGTTGGAGTTTTCGGAAGCTTCAATCACTCATCGAATACAAGGCGAAATTAAAAGGTGTTAAGGTTGTTTTCGTGAATCCTGCTTACACTTCTTCCCTGTGCCCGGTATGTGGGGGTAAGTTAAGCCCGAATGGGGGCAGGGTTGTGAAGTGTTCGAATTGTGGGTTTGAAGCTGACAGGGATGTGGTTGGGAGTTGGAATATTCGTTTAAAAGCCCTGAAGATGTGGGGAGTCACCGTTCCCCCCGAAAGCCCCACGATGAAGAAGGGAGTGGGAAAGGTTAGCCGTAACGACGTTTACGAACTTTACACAAGTTACGGCTAACCAGAACGGGTCACCTGTAACTATGATGGCTTTAATAAATCAGCACATGTGGCTTAATACTTCCAGGTTTTTCTCCTTCCCAAAATTGCCACTATGTTTGGAAGGTCCCACGAAAAGCGTTATAAATTTAACTCAATGACATGACCTAGGATAATTCATGCCGCTTGTAATAGCCATTGATGAAAGCAGCAGAGCAGCTGCAATTGTAATAGTCGAGTACAATGACCTCCCCAAAATTGCAAGGGAGTTTAGGGGAATAAGACATTTTAGGGAGGTCAAAAGAAACAGAAACCGGTATTTAAAGGACGAGTTTAAGCCAAGGCTGGAAAAAGCCGTGAGGAAATACCGCCTTGAGCTTAGGTACTACTCCAAGATTGACCACTATTTCTGGGAGGATGTTGAATACTATGCCCGTTTTGGACTGGAGATTGTGGTGGATGATAAACTCTGGAGGGCTGTTGTGGATAGATTCGGAGATATGCAGATCTCAATTGCAAAGGAAGGCGATATTGCTCCAGCCATAGAAGAGTTAAAACAAAAGCTTTGGAGAGCAGGGAAGGAAAAAGATGTTTCCATTCAAAAGCAAATTGAGAAAAAGCTGGAGTATTACCTGCAGAGGAAAATCCTGATAACAATAGCCGATAATTACGTTAATCTCCGGAGAAGAGGGCTAAAACATTAAAAAGAACCAGAGACACACCCGCTCATCTGCCCCCTCCTGTCATCGGACGGGCTTCACAGGGGAGCGGGCGAAACATTCTGCCTAATACTGTCTCCAGTATCTATTATAGATTCGTCCCTTTTAACCTTTTGGGTCACCTCGCTCATGGGGGTCACCTTTTTGACTCATTTGACTCATGGTTGACTCATATTTGACTCATGGGGAGTCTTTAGTTTATACCTGCCTTTTTCAACACGCTCGAAAATTCCCAGTTTAACCAGAGCACTAAGATCCCTTGTAGCCGTTATCCTTGAAACTTTAAACAGCTCCCGATATTCTTTATTTGTTATACTGCCTTTCCCCTTCACATAGAGTACTATCCTGAAATTATGAAAATCAGAGGATTCTCTTCAATTCCATCTAGACACTGATAGAAGTGACTACCGTGGGAAGGCCGACGTTTGCCATTTCCAGTACCCTTGAGCGCTCACGTTCCTTTTTTCTCTGGACTACAACTATTGAAATCATCATTTCAACCCGGTCCTCGCTGATCTTGATCTCCGCATGGAGCCTCCTAATGTTCCTGAGCAGGCCTTTGTCCAATCCAAACTTCTCGGATGCCCCAAGTATCTCAAAACCGATGACGTCCAGCTTATCCCCATCCGAAAGCCGGCCAAAGTCAAGAATAACATCATCCCCAAGCATAACAGAATGCTCATACTTACCCTCCGGCACCACTACAAAGAGTGAATCGACAAGGGGGTCGTAATCCATGGGCCTGAACTCAATCTTCTCTCCCATATTCTTTCACCTTCGTTCTCCTCTTGGAGGGTTGCGGAAACACCGTCACCACGATTAATTTTAATTTGCTCTTAACATGCCTTGCATCCACTATTATTATCAGGTCCTTATCCTCAGTATACGCGTAATACAGCTTAAACCTCCCCTCAGGCTCTTGCTGGAGCACACCTCTGAGTCTCTGTGGGTTATAAAGCAGCTCTTCCACCAAATCCTTTGAGATTCCCCTAATCTGAAGGCGATATTCACAGTGATGGGTAACTGTAACCTCAGAGATGCTTTTGGACCT
This window contains:
- a CDS encoding glycosyltransferase family 4 protein; protein product: MSTTSKKIAVIINPIRGDILHPKKGGDLYVRYIVDKFIENGFDIIILSPACSSSKNKKISCYKFSTIKGAGTLMLGLNISYLVRLTRAIRKTRSRVQLVLNGPFGAISTYFLSRILRTKMIYIAHNVEKDRYSEKSVFEHEAKLLWVLSRIVPIFEDFAVKADSIISISPTDKKRFVEKYNIRPEKIMVYPPIGFNYQPVTRAYNKVSTKVIFHGSYKYLPNKEAMEIIRGYLSKRIPYKNVRFLVFGSGSPKIHEETFRSVGFIEDIYKFLSSCDIAIVPLKRGAGVKLKMLDYMTVGLPIVTTKKGAEGLELVNGKHAIIVDDVNENFVRAIKYLIENPKIRRKLGHNTKKLVMLKYSGG
- a CDS encoding LTA synthase family protein, with protein sequence MRDTIKQKILSVKAHWNNKIWWKDVMIDHISKIVYPTNNGFYVLSEDWDYLIILDACRFDIFSTVIKQSKLYHLGKLEYRISRGSMTAEFLIENFSREKFEDIIYITANPFVDMLLKGRFYKIVSVWKDGWNEELKTVHPRDVYTYAIRTIEKYPTKRFIIHFMQPHFPYLTFRPQEDTGFSQHREAALNGKETWEDQTIWNLVQEGRVPLERVIKAYTENLRIALEYVEKLVTYLDGKIVITSDHGEAFGEPFHKLIPLKIYGHPRGTRIEPLVKVPWFIIEKPRQKKNPEALKVQKAIKNLKLKGKI
- a CDS encoding flippase — protein: MSEASQALQKIARGTGIVFAGTVISMFFGFLSRAVIARYFSTGEYGVFNLALTVLNIALVIATLGFQNALPREVAFYREREPSKVGDLISTALVIVAVNSIFWTAILFAGAESISRLFSDERLVGALRIAVFALPFWALAGVIISVSRGFGRVREQVYFQNIVYPVLFMVFVVVGAFLRFPFAFVFGAHVAAWGLAFLALMVSIWKDDLLKFGVSLNSKLGKELIKFSIPLMLTGIAGFVMTWTDTLMLGYYLGSDVVGLYNGAAPIAKLLPVFLNSAGLIFPPLATVLYAHGKIDELNRVYQILTKWIFLATFPLFALIFLFPEATINLFFGPKYLSAAPVLQILALGFMFHTLLGLNGWSLIVIKESNFIMYSTLLSAGINVALNALLIPRYGIEGAAIATTASYFVTNVLNSLRLYQKTRIHPFGWSYLKSLVIGFVLLGLVMGLHLRVSSIWYAVPILVVFTGMYLILVLLSRSIDMEDVELLLVIEKRVGVDLKVVKRILERFV
- a CDS encoding DUF3368 domain-containing protein; translated protein: MALAKVRKLNILNELFGEVITPRAVWVEVVERGKGKPGSEDVKNATWIRVLEVKDKLSVEILTREIEVGEAEAIVLAKELNADLIILDEKIPRIIAKSLGLNVAGSLALLFIAKKKGIINEDLELIIGELRARGVRFSNKVVEELKRMYNASDAKMKQ
- a CDS encoding UPF0175 family protein is translated as MNEILVSFPQDLARILRVSGKELPKTVRIYLALELYREGIVSLGKAAEIAGVSRWEMMEILTSKGIPLQYNEEDLKEDIETLERLL
- a CDS encoding nucleotidyl transferase AbiEii/AbiGii toxin family protein; this translates as MRDYSEFIQLIAEKSKIGKPDLIERDVILHTILKRMYSSNYFAQNYIFKGGTCLVKCYFGYYRFSVDLDFTFMNQEKWGGLSKRSRRKALVGEAQKVGDLIEAIAGYIGLEFNAELQNRRYVEFGSGSKMVTYKLYHPCKEGGMIKVQVNLVEDIIFEPRRLTARTLLSGISLSENDKLYFYDFLDDYSEVEVLAYDPREILAEKVRAILTRRVQKLRDFYDLYLLYQHGLRIADYKDEIIRKVVSAMNYEKYRENLRRNRNLFNAGFNVRDEYEVYLLNTKVDKGFTEFLDQTVEDIGRILDEIKIYP
- a CDS encoding RNA-guided endonuclease TnpB family protein, whose translation is MPSETIKLTAKFKLKETPEGLDELFETYREIVNFLITYAFENNITSFYRLKKETYKSLRRGYPELPSHYLYTACQMAIAIFKSFRKRKKKGKAKGKPVFKNEVIMLDDHLFKLDLENKTVKLSTPNGRTQLEFYPAEYHERFKDWKVGQAWLVRTPKGLFLNVVFSKEVEVKEPKAFVGVDLNENNVTLSLPNGEFIQIITHEREIRTGYFVKRRKIQRKIRTGKRRKELLEKYGRRERNRLNDLYHKLANKIVELAEKYGGIALEDLTEIRESIRYSAEMNGRLHRWSFRKLQSLIEYKAKLKGVKVVFVNPAYTSSLCPVCGGKLSPNGGRVVKCSNCGFEADRDVVGSWNIRLKALKMWGVTVPPESPTMKKGVGKVSRNDVYELYTSYG
- a CDS encoding DeoR family transcriptional regulator → MKGKGSITNKEYRELFKVSRITATRDLSALVKLGIFERVEKGRYKLKTPHESNMSQP
- a CDS encoding DUF2283 domain-containing protein gives rise to the protein MGEKIEFRPMDYDPLVDSLFVVVPEGKYEHSVMLGDDVILDFGRLSDGDKLDVIGFEILGASEKFGLDKGLLRNIRRLHAEIKISEDRVEMMISIVVVQRKKERERSRVLEMANVGLPTVVTSISV